From the genome of Caretta caretta isolate rCarCar2 chromosome 27, rCarCar1.hap1, whole genome shotgun sequence, one region includes:
- the GIP gene encoding gastric inhibitory polypeptide → MVSLKVLALLMVSLSLVLTEENDFSANPKSPSTRAIQRRYSEAILASDYSRTMDNMLKKNFVEWLLARREKKSENAIDPSKREAEPQMSVVSGPGLELASQGAQDFFVWLLKNKRKQSLTAPKESDHLKDVLSPELLAWLMSADLCRPTTQ, encoded by the exons ATGGTGTCCTTGAAAGTTCTTGCTCTGCTCATGGTCTCTCTGAGCCTTGTTCTGACAGAGGAGAATGACTTCAG TGCCAACCCAAAGAGTCCCAGCACCAGAGCCATACAGCGACGTTACTCCGAGGCCATCCTGGCCAGCGATTACAGCCGGACCATGGATAACATGCTCAAGAAGAACTTTGTAGAGTGGCTGTTGgccagaagagagaagaaaagcgA GAACGCCATCGATCCATCCAAGAGGGAAGCTGAACCCCAAATGTCAGTTGTCAGTGGCCCAGGCTTGGAGCTGGCCTCCCAAGGGGCTCAGGACTTCTTTGTCTGGcttctaaaaaacaaaagaaaacagag TCTTACTGCTCCCAAAGAATCTGATCACTTGAAAGACGTTCTGAGCCCGGAGCTATTGGCGTGGCTGATGTCTGCTGATCTCTGCAGACCAAC GACCCAGTAG